Within the candidate division WOR-3 bacterium genome, the region AGTCTAAATCCTGAGCCCAGAGTAGTATAAGAAATCAGGGCACTTAATCTCTTCTTGGCTTCGTCCGTAATTCTTGATGCGACAATAAAATATGCGTATCCCTGTATTTCTGACCTTCCTACCCTGCCCCTTAATTGGTGCAGATCAGCCAGTCCAAATTTGTCCGCTTCATTTACGATAATTGTATTGACCCTGGGCATATCAATGCCCGATTCAATTATTGCTGTGGAAAGAAGAAGGTCATATTTCCCTTCAATAAATTCAATTATCTTTTTTTCGCTTATATTTGATTTGACCTTCCCGTGAAGCAGACATATACGTAATGTGGGAAGGATTTTTTGCAAGCGTGCTTTTATGGTTTCTATTGTTTGAATACGGTTATGCACAAAGAAGATCTGCCCCCCGCGGTTTAACTCAAAATTGATTATTTTTTTTATCTCATCGTCCTCAAAATTGATTATCTTTGTTATTATTTCTTTTCTACCCATGGGAGGCGTGTATATGACTGATATATTTTTTATCCCTACCAAGCTCATATAAAGGGTCCTTGGTATTGGTGTGGCAGAGAGATAGATAACATCTATTCCCGATTTTAATCTCTTCATTTTTTCTTTCTGCAATACACCGAATTTCTGCTCTTCATCAATAACCAATAAACCAATATCCTTAAATACTACATCTGGAGCAAGGAGGCGATGCGTGCCGATGACAATATCAATTTTGCCGTCACTTATATCTCTTAAAATTTTCTTCAATTCGGTTTTCTTTTTGAATCTTGAAACCATTTCAATCCTTACCGGAAAATTTTTCAATCTTCTGATAAAAGTATTGTAATGCTGGAATGCAAGGATAGTTGTGGGACAGAGCACCATTGTTTGTTTAAAATCGAGTGCAGCTTTAAATGCAGCTCGAACTGCAATCTCAGTTTTGCCGAAACCCACATCACCGCAGATCAATCTCTCTATGGGTTCGGGAGATTCCAAATCTTTTTTAACATCCTCTATCGCCTTTTTTTGATCTGGGGTTTCTTCAAATGGAAATCCTGCTTCAAGTTCGCGCATCTCAGCACCGTCTTTTGAGAAGGCAAAACCTTGACTCAACTGACGGCGTGCATAAAGATTCATTAAATCCCTTGCCAAAACTTCGGTCGCTTTTTTCACCTTTTCTTTTGTTTTAAGCCATAATTCGCTACCGATTTTTGATAGTTTTGGCGGTTTCCCTTCACTCCCTATGTATCGTTCAAGTTGGTTTAATCTTTCAACCGGAAGATAAACCTTATCACCGCCAGCATAATCAATGCGTAGACATTCTACTTTTTTCCCTTCAAAATCAATAGGAAACAATCCCTTAAATTGACCTATACCAAAATCATTATGGACAACATAATCGTCAATTTTTAGTCCTTTGAGATCATCAATAAAAAGCCCTTTAAACTTTGTTTTCTTTCTTGGTATATATCCATAAATGTCCGATTCAGTTAAATATATAATCTTTCTGTTTAAATCAACAAAACCTTCTCTTAAAGGCAGAACAGTTGCATTAATTTGTCCAATTACTGATTCTAAATTGGAGATGATTGATTCTCTTATCAAAAATTTATATGTGTGAGTCTTTTGTTCTATATCAAAATGTAATTGTCGAAGATTCCCGAAATATTTCGGCGAAGGGCTCATAAAAAAATTAAAATCGGCTGGTGATTCCAATAATATTTGCGGATAGTCAAATTTAATTCGTTTCTCAGTAATGATTATTCCATCGCTTTTTATTGCATTTAAAATTGTGGTATAAAGATCAGGCACGGCAAGTTTTACTGAAAATTTTGTAATTGTCTCAACTGAACGTTGCGTTAAAGGATTGAATTTTCTTATTGAAATGATTGTATCACCTTCAAATTCAATACGAAATGGTTCGGAATTTGGAAGGAAAATATCCATAATGCCACCCCTCACCGCAAATTCTCCTTCTTCTTCAACAAGTTCCTCACGTTGGAGCCCACTTGCCGAAAGGCGTGATATCAAATCATCGCGGTCAATTGATTTTCCAGTATCGATTTCAAATATTTTCTTTACCTTCAGGTTTTTATTTAAATATTCTTCATCTATGATAATTATACGCACGGGCTCAAAAAATGGATTATCAGCGTCTATTATCGCAGTATCAGGATAAATTTCAGCAATTTCCCGCCCGAATCTTTCTATATTGTTTTTATTAGTAACATAGATTATCTGATTGAATTTTTTTGCAAGTTCAATGATAAAGATTGATAGGGCTGAACCAGCGAAACCTGAAACAGATAAAAAATTTTTATGCTTCAATTGTTCAAATATCTGGTCAATTTCTGGAAAGAATCTAAAACCAAACATAATGCAATTTATTTTATCCCTGTTTATTAAAAAGTCAACTTAGAATGTATTGGCCGAGTTTACTCAGCTTTTAAATAGCAGAACAAGGTCTGCCACTATAGGTTTTGCTAATAGGTTTTATTGAACCTAAAGAAATCAACCTATAAAATGCGGAAGGCTCTAAAGTAAATCCACTTGATTTTTAAGAAAAACTGAATAAAATCTCAAATGGGAGTGAGAAACATATGAAGACAGAAAAAAATATTGCTGATGCAATAGCCAGTTTTTTACCAAAAAGACTTGTGACGGCAAAGATTTTAAATGGACAATATAAAATAAGTGAAAAATTCAATGCTGTCCTTCTTTTTGCTGACATATCAGGTTTTACCTCAATGAGTGAGAAACTTGCACATTTGGGTAAGGAAGGTTCCGAAGAAGTAAATAAAATTATAAATCGATTTTTTGATCCGCTGATTAAAATTATATACAAATGGGATGGCGATATTTATCGTTTTGGTGGTGACGCATTTCTCGCATTTTTTCCTGAAAGTAATGATAGTCTTTCAGCAAGTGAATGCGCAATATGTGCAGCACAGGAAATCCTTGGATTTGTAAAAAAACATTCTCAGACAGAAACGAAGGTTGGAAAATTCAGGATAAAAGTCCATATCGGACTTGAAAAAGGGCAGGTTTATTTCCATGATTTGGAAAATAATTTTTTTCTGGGCGGTAGAGTGATAAATAATTTGATGAGTATGATTGATCTCGCAGGACCCGGCGAGATAGTCGTCAGTACGGAAATAAAAGATGAACTTGATAATATAATTTTTAAACAAAAGGACGGTGTATGGCGGTATGTCAAGACAAAGAAAAGAGCCAGCGAACCAAAGCACACTTCCGGTGTGAACTTGGATAAGATTAAAAATAAGGCTTCCAATCTCAAAAATTATATTCCTCAATGGTTATTAAAAAGGATTGAACTTAAACCAAGTTTTGACCACAAGGATGGGGAACACCGAAAGATAGCAGTTGTATTTTTGCATTTCTCAGGGATTAATTATGATAAGAAAACCCCAAAAACTGCAGAGATAATGACAAAATTTTATAAGGTTGTAAGTTCAATCGTAGATAAATATGATGGTTGGATAAATGCAATTGATATCTATAAAGATAGTGAAAGATTACTTGTAGTATTTGGTTTTCCTTTTGCCTACGAAGATGATGAACAAAGGGCAGTCCTTTTTGCCTACGAGGTATTAAATCATCCCGATTTAAAAAAATTGAATTTAAGAGCGGGAATAAATTCGGGGTCAGTCTTTGCGGCACCTGTTGGCAATCAGTTAAGAAGGGAATACGCCACACTCGGAGATGCGGTAAATCTATCAGCCCGGCTCGGGGCAAAGGCAGAGAATAGAGCGATTGTTGTTAGTGAACCGATATTCAATAAGACATTCGCTCTCTTTGATTATGAATTTCTTGGAGAAAAGGAATATAAGGGGAAAAAGAAAAAAATAAAGACCTATAAACTCGCCGGAAAGAAGCAGGTCGGAAAAAATGTGCTGAGCAGGTGGCTATCAGAAAGCGAAAAGATTATAGGTAGAGAAAAGGAAATTGAAGAGGTCAGAAGGGTGATTAAATATTGTTCTGAGGGCAAGGGACAAATTTTATGTATAACCGGAGAACCGGGTATTGGGAAATCAAGATTGGTACAGGAAGTTATCAAATTATCAGAAAAAGAAGGGTTTAAGATACTTAAGGGAAGCTGTATATCTTATGGGAGTGCATTTTCATACTATCCCTGGATTGAAATTCTCAACGAATTTTTCAACATTTTGCCTGAAGATTCAATTGAGATTAGAAAGAAGAAGATAAGGCAAGAGTTAGTAGCGGTTGACAAAAAACTCATTGATTGGTTGCCTGTTATTGGAGAGGTGCTTGGCGTTTCTTTTCCTGAGACTTCACTTACAAAGTTTCTCGATGCAAAGTTGAAAAAACAGCGGGTATTTGATATTGTTTTTGATATTTTGAAATTTATTGTTAAAAAAATGCCAGTTAACATTATACTTGAAGATATACACTGGATTGATACAGTTTCGATAGAACTTCTAAATTATATTGGTAGAAATATTGAAGATAAACCGATACTATTTACCGCTGTTTATCGTCCATTGAAGAAGAGAGAAGAATTTTTGGAAAAAGAATGGACAACCGAGTTATTACTAAAGGAACTTTCAAAAGAGTCAAGTCTGGAGCTCGTTAGCAATATGCTCAACATAAGGGAGATACCAGACGATTTGAAAAAAATAATCGTCAATAAATCACAGGGTAATCCATTCTATATTGAAGAGTTGGTAAAATCACTGATTGAACAAGGATATGTTGTTGAAGAAAAAGGAAGATGGGTATTCAGGGGTGATATAAAAACATTACAATTACCAGACACGGTTGAAGCAGTCATATTATCAAGAATTGATAGGCTCGACTTAAAGGACCGTGATGTACTCCAGGTTGCTTCGGTTTTAGGAAGAGAATTTGATGAGTTTTTGCTTAAAGGAATATATCCCGACCATAAAATAATGAAGAGTGCACTTTCCAATCTTGAGCGCTTCGATCTTATAAAACAGGCAAAAGGCGGAAAACAAGTGAAATATTTATTTAAACATATATTAACTCAAGAAGTCGCATATGGAACATTGTCTTTTGCCAGAAAAAAAGAACTTCATAACAGGACTGGTGAGTTTATTGAAAAAGAATTGAAAGAGAGAAAAGAAGAGTTTTTAGGTTTGCTTTCCTATCATTTTTATCAGGGTGAAAATTATGATAAATCATTGCTTTATTCGGTTGAGGCAGGTGAAAAGGCAAAAAAAGTTTATGCCAATGAAGAAGCAATAGAATTCTTTACAAGGGCAATAGATTCGTACGAAAAACTTGAAGGTAAATTAAAATAAAATTCTAATCGCTTGATTTATTAGAATATTAAAAAATAGGAATAAACAGAAATGAATACTACAGATTTTCTTATTCATATTGAAAAGAGAAGCGAATTTTTAGCAAAATCTCTTATGCATCGCGCTGAGGTTTTCAATCTAACTGGTAAAAATGGAGAGGCGCTGGAAGATCTAAATAAATGTATGCGTATCGCAAAAACAATGGTTAACAGAAAATTTGAGGCGGATTGTCTCTTACTGATGAGTGAAATTTATGGTTGGATCAGCAGATATGAAGATATGTTGAATTCCGCGAAAAAAGCCCTCTCAAAATATAAAAGAATTGCTGATAAAAAAGGAATAGCAGATTGTTACAACAATATTGGATATGTTTACAAAATCCGTGGCAATTACAAGATGGCACTTGCACATTACATTATATCTTTAAGAATGTGTAGACAAATAAAAGACAAAAGAGGCGAGGCAAGCACTTTGAATAATATTGGTCTTGCTTTTGATGATCTCGGCAATTATTCAAAAGCACTAGAATACCTTGTAAGATCATTGAAAATTGAAAAGGTAATAGGAAACCGAAAAGGGTTGGCAACTACTATGAACAATCTTGGCTATATGTATGATAGGATTGGCAATTATCGTAAAGAGATTGAATATTTGCGAAAAACTCTGAAAATTTGTGAAGAGATAGGTGACCGACAGGGTCAAGCAACAAGTCTTAGTAATATGGGCAATGTATTCCACAGACTCGGTGATTATCAAGAGTCGCTTGAATATTTTCAAAGATCCTTAAAGATAGATGAGGAAATAGGGAACATACAGGATCAGTCAATCGACCTAAATAATATTGGTATCGCATTAAGAAGTATTGGTGATTATCGTATTGCACTAAGATATTTTGTTAGATCACTCAAGATCGACGAGAAAACGGGTAATATTCAAAATAAGGCAATGAGGATGAACAATATTGGCTCTTTATACACAGATTTAGGTAATTTCCGTGCGGCGCAGAAATATCTTACCGAGTCACTTAGAATCAGAAAAAAAATTTGTGATCTTAGTGGTCAAATAATAACTCTTAACAATATTGGTAGGGTATATCTTGAGCAAGGAAAGTATTGCAAAGCAAAAAAATATTTTGTAATTGCAGAAAAGAAGGCGATGGAAGTAGGGTCAAAAGAATCGTTAAGACGAGTATATATCTCTTTAGGAGAACTTGAAGTTTTGCAAAATAATAATGAAGAAGCAATGGAGCGTGTTGAAAAATCTCTTAGTTTATCTGAAGAATTAAAATCAAAGTTGGGTAAGGCTGAGGCATTGCTTTTAAAGGCAAGGATTTGTGCAAGTCAGGGAATATCAGGAGACAAAAAGATGAGGAAAAAAGGAGATGGGCAGATAAGAATAAAGGCAGCAAAAAAATTTAAAGAGGCAATTAAAATCTTTGAAGAACTGCATCAGCTATTTGAACTGGCAAAGTCATATTATTATTATGGTGAATGGCTAAAAGCAATGGGCGAGGTGGAAAGTGCAAACAGTTATTTACGGAAGGCTAAAGATATATTTACAAAGATTGGCTCAAAATTATGGTTGCAGAAAATTATGGCGAAATGTTGATGGTTTTTTCATTAGGTAACAGAAGTCGAGAAACCAAAACGGCGCATAAGTATTTACAAAAAGCAATGCGTATATTCCAAGAAATTGGAGCCGGGTTTTGGTTAAAGAAGGTTTATAAGCTGCAATGTCAAAATTTGAAATCTAATATATAATATTACGAAACCGCGACTCCGAGGGCAATGGAATTCAACTTTGTTTCTGCATCATCGGCACGGGAGAGTAAAACGACGGGTTTACTCGCACCCGCAACAATGCCGGCAGCCTTTGCCCTGGCAAAATATATCAATCCTTTTGCCCAGATATTTCCGGCTGAGATATTCGGCATCAGGATAAAATCAACATCACCAGAGATTTCACTTTTTATTTTTTTGTGCGCGGCTGCCTCTTTTGAAACTGCAACATCAAAGCCAAAAGGACCTTCAATTATTGCATTGGGAAATTCACCATTCTTATTCATTTCAACAATCTTTGTTGCGTCAACCGTTTCAGGCATATCCGGGTGGACTGCTTCACTTGCTGCAACAAGCGCAATCTTTGGTTTTTGTATCCCCAAGCCATTCATCAACCATAACGCATTATTTATTATATCTACCCTGGTTTTTAATTCCAGTTTTGGATTCATCCCGCCGTCAGACATGAATAATAATTTGTGATAACCGGGAATTTCAAGGACTGCGATATGACTTAGAACTTTTCCAGTTCTTAATCCATATTCTTTGTCCAGAACACCTTTTAAAAATGTGCTCGTTGAGATCATCCCTTTCATTAAAAAATCGCCTTTCTCTTTTACAATTGATAAAGCAGTTTTGAGACATTCCTGTTCTTCTGTGATATCTATTATTTCTGTGTTCTTTAAATCAAACTCCACCTTTTTACATAGCTCTTTAATCGTTTCTCGGGCACCGAGCAGATAAACATACGCAAGCAACCCCTGTTTTATTGCTAAATTAATCCCTTCAAGCACAGGTTCATCTTCAGCTTTTACGACAACACAAACTTTTTTACCTTTGTTTTTTGCAAAATCAAGAAGTTCTGAAAAATTTCTCATATTCAGTTACCTCCCATTTTAAATATTACTAAGTGAGTATCGTGTCAAATTTTAGACAATACCTTCTTCAAAGATTTTATCAAACGGTAGTTTTGTTTTTCTGTCCCAATTGTAATTCTAAGGGCATTGGGGAAACCATACTCTTTAATTGTTCTTGTAATTATCCCTTCTTTCAGTAATGCCTCATAGAATATCTGACTATCTTTGGGAAAATCAACAAAGATAAAATTTCCGTGGGTAGGAATATAGAAAAGTCCAAGTTTCTTGTAAGCATCATATAGAAATTTTTTTCCTTCATTATTTACCATTTTTGATTTTCTTACGAACTCATCATCATCCAGTGCAGCAATACCACCGGCCTGTGATACTCTATTGACATTAAAATTGATTCTTAATTTCATAAGATTTGTAATAATTTCTTTTTGTGCTAAGCCATAACCCAGACGAATTCCAGCGAGCCCATAGATCTTTGAAAAGGTTCGTAAGATTAGAATATTTTTCCTTTTTCTAAAAATATCAATAGAATTAGGATAATCTGGGTCATCAATATATTCGCGATACGCCTCATCCATAACGACAAGAATATTATCGGGGATTTGGTTTAAAAATTCTTCTAATTCCTTTTTTGACACAATGGTGCCGGTAGGATTATTGGGGTTATCTATAAAAACCAGTTTTGTATTTTTCTGAATTGCATTCATCATTGCCTTCAAATCGTGCTTGTAATTATTCATCGGAGTTTCAATTAATTGGGCACCTGCAATATTTACTGCTATTTTATACCAGATGAATGCACCTTTACCAACAATTGCACTATCTTCGGGGCCAAGGTAGGCAAGGGCAATCAAAGGGATTATTTCTACGGAGCCATTACCCACAATAATTTCATCAGGGTTGACAGTGAGTTTCTGTGCTAAAACATTTTTAAGATAAAAACAATTGTCGTCAGGATAAAGGAAAGTTTCTCTTAATGCCTTGCGCATAGCCTTGATTGCCAGCGGAGAAGTTCCAAGTGGATTTTCATTGGAAGCCAATTTTATGACTTTACATTTCAAATTTAATTCCCGAACAACTTCCTCTATTGGTTTGCCGGGTTTGTAAGGTCTTATTTTTTCAATAAATTCTCTTGGTTTTATCACTCAGCCTCCTATTTAAACTGAGCATATAAAATAATTTCTCTACTTCACCTGAAGAAATTAAAAAAAATTGACCAAAATTATTAGTTGGTGATGTTATGGTGAAGACTGGATCGTTAAACACATCCAATTATAATCAAAATTAATCTAAAGTCAACAAATTTTAAATATTTATCATTTAAATTCTATAAATTCCAAATTCCCCTTGATTTTGGTAAAAAAATATAAATAATTAGCAAAAGGAGAACTTATGGACGAAATGGTAAAATTAAAAGCTAAAATTTTAGCAGTTATCTTGGTAATTACTGGTTATTCAAGTAATCTCAGTGAACTCCTGGCACTGAGTAAAGGTGATATGGCATCAATTCAGTTAAATCAGTATGCTTATGCCGCCTGGCAGTATCCACTGGCTCAATTTGATATCTATCTTTATAGTTTCTTTGACCGCTCTGATTCTGTAATTGTTATTGAATTATATGGTATGAAAGAAAAAGCTGACGATGCCCAGAAGGCAATTGAAAATTTCCGCTTGCTTGTAAAAAACGAATTTATCCCGTTTTTCAAAAATAACTACAGAATAGAAATTGATGAAATGAGAGAATTGAAATTCATTTATCGTAACAGGAGTGAAGAAGGTAAAAGACAGATATATTTATGGGAAAAAGGCAAATATCATTATCCGTTAAAATAATAAACTAACAATTTTCGCTTATTTCTAAGATACTAAAAAGTTAGAGCTATGCTTACTAATTTTAAATTTTAAATTTCCACCCGAGATAAAGTTCTCTCGCCTTGGGGTCATTAATAAGAGTTTGTGCATCTCCTGATAAAAGAATTTTTGAATCATATATAAGGTAGGCACGGTCTGTGATTTCAAGTGTTTCTCTAACATTGTGATCAGAAATTAAAATACCTATACCTTTATTTTTCAAATTAACAATTATTTCCTGGAGTTCCGCACGGGCGATCGGGTCAATACCTGTGAATGGTTCATCAAGTAGTAGATACTTTGGTTTGCTTATCAATGCCCGGGCAATTTCAACCCTTCTCCTTTCTCCACCAGAAAGCGTATATGCCTTTTGGTCTTTCAACCCCATTAGATTGAATTCCTCAAGCATCTTAATTGCCTTTTGTTTTGCCTCGCTTGTCTTTTCACCAAGAATTTCATATATTGCTACCAGGTTATCAATCACACTTAGTTTTCTAAACACACTTGATTCCTGGCATAAAAAAGAAATACCCAACCGTGCCCTTTTAAACATTGGCAGGTCAGTAATCCTGTTTTCATCAAGCAGAATTTCCCCCATATCAGGTAATATTAATCCTACAATCATATTAAAAGTCGTTGTTTTGCCTGCGCCATTTGGACCGAGCAAACCAATGATTTCTCCAGGGTTTATCTTTATATCAACCTTATTTACGACAGTCCT harbors:
- the mfd gene encoding transcription-repair coupling factor, with amino-acid sequence MFGFRFFPEIDQIFEQLKHKNFLSVSGFAGSALSIFIIELAKKFNQIIYVTNKNNIERFGREIAEIYPDTAIIDADNPFFEPVRIIIIDEEYLNKNLKVKKIFEIDTGKSIDRDDLISRLSASGLQREELVEEEGEFAVRGGIMDIFLPNSEPFRIEFEGDTIISIRKFNPLTQRSVETITKFSVKLAVPDLYTTILNAIKSDGIIITEKRIKFDYPQILLESPADFNFFMSPSPKYFGNLRQLHFDIEQKTHTYKFLIRESIISNLESVIGQINATVLPLREGFVDLNRKIIYLTESDIYGYIPRKKTKFKGLFIDDLKGLKIDDYVVHNDFGIGQFKGLFPIDFEGKKVECLRIDYAGGDKVYLPVERLNQLERYIGSEGKPPKLSKIGSELWLKTKEKVKKATEVLARDLMNLYARRQLSQGFAFSKDGAEMRELEAGFPFEETPDQKKAIEDVKKDLESPEPIERLICGDVGFGKTEIAVRAAFKAALDFKQTMVLCPTTILAFQHYNTFIRRLKNFPVRIEMVSRFKKKTELKKILRDISDGKIDIVIGTHRLLAPDVVFKDIGLLVIDEEQKFGVLQKEKMKRLKSGIDVIYLSATPIPRTLYMSLVGIKNISVIYTPPMGRKEIITKIINFEDDEIKKIINFELNRGGQIFFVHNRIQTIETIKARLQKILPTLRICLLHGKVKSNISEKKIIEFIEGKYDLLLSTAIIESGIDMPRVNTIIVNEADKFGLADLHQLRGRVGRSEIQGYAYFIVASRITDEAKKRLSALISYTTLGSGFRLAIRDMEIRGVGNILGKEQSGFVNAVGYHHYIKILNNVIQELKGRELSFEPVLNLRIPGYIPADYIPSAYERTAIYKRLMEVQSEYELKTIKEEFIDRFGKYPQTVENLFTIARIRLLALNLNASEVNQFKNILQFFHKGNLIKELPIDSI
- a CDS encoding adenylate/guanylate cyclase domain-containing protein, whose protein sequence is MKTEKNIADAIASFLPKRLVTAKILNGQYKISEKFNAVLLFADISGFTSMSEKLAHLGKEGSEEVNKIINRFFDPLIKIIYKWDGDIYRFGGDAFLAFFPESNDSLSASECAICAAQEILGFVKKHSQTETKVGKFRIKVHIGLEKGQVYFHDLENNFFLGGRVINNLMSMIDLAGPGEIVVSTEIKDELDNIIFKQKDGVWRYVKTKKRASEPKHTSGVNLDKIKNKASNLKNYIPQWLLKRIELKPSFDHKDGEHRKIAVVFLHFSGINYDKKTPKTAEIMTKFYKVVSSIVDKYDGWINAIDIYKDSERLLVVFGFPFAYEDDEQRAVLFAYEVLNHPDLKKLNLRAGINSGSVFAAPVGNQLRREYATLGDAVNLSARLGAKAENRAIVVSEPIFNKTFALFDYEFLGEKEYKGKKKKIKTYKLAGKKQVGKNVLSRWLSESEKIIGREKEIEEVRRVIKYCSEGKGQILCITGEPGIGKSRLVQEVIKLSEKEGFKILKGSCISYGSAFSYYPWIEILNEFFNILPEDSIEIRKKKIRQELVAVDKKLIDWLPVIGEVLGVSFPETSLTKFLDAKLKKQRVFDIVFDILKFIVKKMPVNIILEDIHWIDTVSIELLNYIGRNIEDKPILFTAVYRPLKKREEFLEKEWTTELLLKELSKESSLELVSNMLNIREIPDDLKKIIVNKSQGNPFYIEELVKSLIEQGYVVEEKGRWVFRGDIKTLQLPDTVEAVILSRIDRLDLKDRDVLQVASVLGREFDEFLLKGIYPDHKIMKSALSNLERFDLIKQAKGGKQVKYLFKHILTQEVAYGTLSFARKKELHNRTGEFIEKELKERKEEFLGLLSYHFYQGENYDKSLLYSVEAGEKAKKVYANEEAIEFFTRAIDSYEKLEGKLK
- a CDS encoding tetratricopeptide repeat protein codes for the protein MNTTDFLIHIEKRSEFLAKSLMHRAEVFNLTGKNGEALEDLNKCMRIAKTMVNRKFEADCLLLMSEIYGWISRYEDMLNSAKKALSKYKRIADKKGIADCYNNIGYVYKIRGNYKMALAHYIISLRMCRQIKDKRGEASTLNNIGLAFDDLGNYSKALEYLVRSLKIEKVIGNRKGLATTMNNLGYMYDRIGNYRKEIEYLRKTLKICEEIGDRQGQATSLSNMGNVFHRLGDYQESLEYFQRSLKIDEEIGNIQDQSIDLNNIGIALRSIGDYRIALRYFVRSLKIDEKTGNIQNKAMRMNNIGSLYTDLGNFRAAQKYLTESLRIRKKICDLSGQIITLNNIGRVYLEQGKYCKAKKYFVIAEKKAMEVGSKESLRRVYISLGELEVLQNNNEEAMERVEKSLSLSEELKSKLGKAEALLLKARICASQGISGDKKMRKKGDGQIRIKAAKKFKEAIKIFEELHQLFELAKSYYYYGEWLKAMGEVESANSYLRKAKDIFTKIGSKLWLQKIMAKC
- a CDS encoding phosphate acyltransferase — protein: MRNFSELLDFAKNKGKKVCVVVKAEDEPVLEGINLAIKQGLLAYVYLLGARETIKELCKKVEFDLKNTEIIDITEEQECLKTALSIVKEKGDFLMKGMISTSTFLKGVLDKEYGLRTGKVLSHIAVLEIPGYHKLLFMSDGGMNPKLELKTRVDIINNALWLMNGLGIQKPKIALVAASEAVHPDMPETVDATKIVEMNKNGEFPNAIIEGPFGFDVAVSKEAAAHKKIKSEISGDVDFILMPNISAGNIWAKGLIYFARAKAAGIVAGASKPVVLLSRADDAETKLNSIALGVAVS
- the hisC gene encoding histidinol-phosphate transaminase, giving the protein MIKPREFIEKIRPYKPGKPIEEVVRELNLKCKVIKLASNENPLGTSPLAIKAMRKALRETFLYPDDNCFYLKNVLAQKLTVNPDEIIVGNGSVEIIPLIALAYLGPEDSAIVGKGAFIWYKIAVNIAGAQLIETPMNNYKHDLKAMMNAIQKNTKLVFIDNPNNPTGTIVSKKELEEFLNQIPDNILVVMDEAYREYIDDPDYPNSIDIFRKRKNILILRTFSKIYGLAGIRLGYGLAQKEIITNLMKLRINFNVNRVSQAGGIAALDDDEFVRKSKMVNNEGKKFLYDAYKKLGLFYIPTHGNFIFVDFPKDSQIFYEALLKEGIITRTIKEYGFPNALRITIGTEKQNYRLIKSLKKVLSKI
- the lptB gene encoding LPS export ABC transporter ATP-binding protein — protein: MLETKELTKIFGKRTVVNKVDIKINPGEIIGLLGPNGAGKTTTFNMIVGLILPDMGEILLDENRITDLPMFKRARLGISFLCQESSVFRKLSVIDNLVAIYEILGEKTSEAKQKAIKMLEEFNLMGLKDQKAYTLSGGERRRVEIARALISKPKYLLLDEPFTGIDPIARAELQEIIVNLKNKGIGILISDHNVRETLEITDRAYLIYDSKILLSGDAQTLINDPKARELYLGWKFKI